The Lacrimispora xylanolytica genome has a segment encoding these proteins:
- a CDS encoding exopolyphosphatase — protein sequence MAIKIFAAIDVGSFELELGIYEISVKNGINKIDHVRHVIALGRDTYNNGKISYELVEEMCSVIKDFAGIMQSYKVIGYRAYATSALREAKNSQIVLDQVRVRTGIEVQIISNSEQRFISYKAIASKDAEFSKIIEKGTAIVDVGFGSMQVSLFDKDALVSTQNLMLGVLRIREMMADVQVSAKMQNTLIEEMVDNELYTFRKVYLKDRQIKSLIGIGESILYLSRGSNGGKAVERITAEEYGEFYEKLLKMSVEGIQERFGVNAEYAALLVPAAIIFKRVLEITGADMFWIPGIRLCDSIAAEYAEETKAVKFHHDFSEDILAASRNMAKRYKCHGPHTAIMEKYVVDLFDSMKKYHGMGKRERLLLQIAAILHACGKFISMKKPSESAYNIIMSTEIIGLSHMEREIIANVVRYNGVEFDYSRMHLNEELFRNTKGELSKEDITILMAKLTAILRLANSMDRSHKQKLSDSRMNVKNGQLLVTTSYEGDITLESVSFSQKAEFFEEIFGIRPVLKQKRRLT from the coding sequence ATGGCAATCAAGATATTTGCTGCCATCGATGTGGGATCGTTTGAACTGGAGCTGGGCATCTATGAGATATCTGTCAAAAATGGAATCAATAAGATCGATCATGTTCGCCATGTTATCGCCCTTGGCAGGGATACCTACAACAATGGGAAAATCAGCTATGAGCTGGTGGAAGAGATGTGCAGCGTAATCAAGGACTTTGCCGGAATCATGCAGTCGTATAAGGTAATTGGGTACCGTGCTTATGCCACAAGTGCCTTACGGGAGGCTAAAAACAGCCAGATCGTACTGGACCAGGTCCGTGTCAGGACTGGAATTGAGGTACAGATCATAAGCAATTCCGAGCAGCGTTTCATCAGTTATAAAGCCATTGCATCAAAAGATGCGGAGTTCAGCAAAATCATAGAAAAAGGGACCGCCATCGTTGACGTGGGCTTTGGCAGCATGCAGGTATCTCTCTTTGATAAGGATGCCCTTGTGTCCACCCAGAATCTGATGCTTGGGGTACTGCGGATTCGGGAAATGATGGCTGACGTGCAGGTCAGTGCCAAAATGCAGAACACTCTCATTGAAGAGATGGTGGATAATGAGCTTTACACCTTTCGAAAGGTATATTTAAAGGACCGCCAGATAAAAAGTCTCATTGGGATTGGGGAGAGCATCCTCTATCTCTCCAGAGGCAGCAATGGCGGCAAGGCGGTGGAACGGATTACCGCAGAGGAGTATGGAGAATTTTACGAAAAGCTGTTAAAGATGTCAGTGGAAGGAATTCAGGAACGGTTTGGAGTCAATGCAGAATATGCCGCCCTTTTAGTTCCAGCGGCCATTATCTTTAAACGCGTGCTAGAAATCACGGGAGCAGACATGTTCTGGATTCCGGGAATTCGTCTTTGTGACAGCATAGCAGCAGAATATGCCGAGGAAACGAAGGCTGTGAAATTTCATCACGATTTTTCCGAGGACATCCTGGCCGCCTCCAGAAATATGGCAAAAAGATACAAATGCCATGGTCCGCATACCGCTATTATGGAAAAATATGTGGTCGATCTTTTCGACAGCATGAAAAAATATCACGGCATGGGAAAAAGAGAACGGCTTCTTTTACAGATTGCCGCCATTTTGCACGCCTGCGGAAAATTTATCTCCATGAAAAAACCCAGCGAATCTGCTTATAATATTATTATGTCCACAGAGATTATAGGATTGTCCCATATGGAACGGGAAATCATAGCCAATGTGGTCCGGTATAATGGAGTGGAGTTTGATTACAGCCGTATGCATCTAAATGAAGAGCTGTTTCGCAATACAAAAGGGGAACTATCCAAAGAGGATATTACCATTCTTATGGCAAAGCTGACCGCCATTTTAAGACTTGCCAATTCCATGGATCGAAGCCATAAACAAAAGCTGTCAGACAGCCGTATGAATGTGAAAAACGGGCAGCTTTTGGTGACCACTTCCTATGAGGGAGATATAACTCTGGAATCTGTTTCCTTTAGCCAAAAGGCGGAATTTTTTGAAGAGATTTTTGGAATAAGGCCAGTCTTAAAGCAGAAGAGGAGGTTGACCTGA